The following are from one region of the Denitrobacterium detoxificans genome:
- a CDS encoding phosphatidate cytidylyltransferase → MSSNSFEAEEQTRGQRARRAVSNAPHKAKQVAYEKTPDRFKNATSLQVRFRTGVVYVLVSILAVLATDITTVVYLSLVSGICAGEFYYMMRADAKLPNETIGVVGAVAYPVAMWLWGLTGIALVAVLHMMALFIWYVYWMRARVGDVAISFFGAGYTGMLLSSLILLRHSVPDPWGGVILLVVFCSIWFNDAAAYLFGSKFGKHKLAPRTSPKKSWEGLIAGLVVSGGVWCVMSFIPGVTMPIPMAILFGVLCGGAGVVGDLAESRIKRNVGVKDSGTIMPGHGGLLDRCDSLFFASVAAYILLLIGGCIPYVAV, encoded by the coding sequence GTGTCGAGTAACTCGTTCGAGGCCGAAGAGCAGACGCGTGGGCAGCGCGCGCGGCGTGCGGTGAGCAATGCTCCGCACAAGGCCAAGCAGGTTGCCTACGAGAAGACGCCCGATCGCTTCAAGAACGCTACCAGCCTGCAGGTGCGCTTCCGCACGGGCGTAGTGTACGTGCTCGTTTCCATCCTTGCCGTGCTGGCAACCGACATCACTACCGTTGTGTACCTGTCGCTTGTGTCGGGCATTTGCGCAGGCGAGTTCTATTACATGATGCGTGCTGACGCGAAGCTTCCCAACGAGACCATTGGCGTGGTGGGTGCCGTGGCGTACCCCGTTGCCATGTGGCTCTGGGGCCTTACGGGCATTGCCCTGGTTGCCGTGCTGCACATGATGGCCCTGTTCATCTGGTATGTGTACTGGATGCGCGCTCGCGTTGGCGACGTTGCCATCAGCTTCTTCGGCGCAGGCTATACGGGCATGCTGCTTTCCAGTCTTATCCTTTTGCGTCATTCCGTCCCCGACCCCTGGGGTGGCGTCATTCTGCTCGTGGTGTTCTGCAGCATCTGGTTCAACGATGCCGCTGCATACCTGTTTGGCAGCAAGTTTGGCAAGCACAAGCTCGCGCCGCGTACCAGCCCCAAGAAGAGCTGGGAAGGCCTCATCGCCGGCCTGGTGGTGTCGGGCGGCGTGTGGTGCGTTATGTCATTCATTCCGGGTGTCACCATGCCCATTCCCATGGCCATTTTGTTTGGCGTGCTGTGCGGTGGTGCCGGCGTGGTGGGCGACCTTGCCGAAAGCCGTATCAAGCGCAATGTGGGCGTGAAAGATTCCGGCACTATCATGCCTGGTCACGGTGGTCTGCTCGACCGATGCGATTCGTTGTTCTTTGCTTCGGTGGCAGCGTATATCTTGCTTCTTATTGGAGGTTGCATTCCCTATGTCGCAGTGTAA
- a CDS encoding 4Fe-4S dicluster domain-containing protein — MSDKAILFDSSKCTGCKGCQVACKTWNNLPSSLEYNAGEFTGSLQNPIDLNGTTRRIVTYNEADNGKKYGVNWAFGQRACMHCDNPSCVSVCPSGCLSVDESTGFVTVDEDKCIGCQYCRSACPFDVPRHTGVNVVGGGIVVNKCTGCVDRIKQGRQPACVTTCQPGALQFGDRDEMLAIAHERVEKLKAKGFADARVYGETEVGGTHQIMVLKYPISQYELPENPERNGLVDALGFMKPLTGVGAAALVAGLGLSFLTGVGYKRHEMRYDEKAHDVIDVETGEVIKHIDKEAGER, encoded by the coding sequence ATGAGCGACAAGGCTATTCTGTTTGACTCGTCCAAGTGCACTGGCTGCAAGGGCTGCCAGGTGGCTTGCAAGACGTGGAACAATCTCCCTTCCAGCCTGGAATACAACGCCGGCGAGTTCACCGGTTCGCTGCAGAACCCCATCGACCTGAACGGCACCACGCGCCGCATCGTCACCTACAACGAGGCGGACAATGGCAAGAAGTATGGCGTGAACTGGGCATTTGGTCAGCGTGCTTGCATGCACTGCGACAACCCCAGCTGCGTTTCCGTATGCCCCAGCGGCTGCCTCTCGGTGGACGAGTCCACTGGCTTCGTCACCGTTGACGAGGACAAGTGCATCGGCTGCCAGTACTGCCGCAGCGCCTGCCCGTTCGACGTACCGCGCCACACGGGCGTGAACGTCGTGGGTGGCGGCATCGTGGTGAACAAGTGCACCGGCTGCGTGGACCGCATCAAGCAGGGCCGCCAGCCCGCTTGCGTGACCACCTGCCAGCCTGGCGCGCTGCAGTTCGGCGACCGCGACGAGATGCTCGCAATTGCGCACGAGCGCGTTGAGAAGCTCAAGGCCAAGGGCTTTGCGGATGCCCGCGTGTACGGCGAGACCGAAGTGGGCGGCACGCACCAGATCATGGTGCTGAAGTACCCCATCTCGCAGTACGAGCTGCCCGAGAACCCCGAGCGCAACGGCCTGGTCGACGCCCTTGGCTTCATGAAGCCGCTCACGGGCGTGGGCGCCGCCGCTCTCGTTGCCGGCCTGGGCCTGTCGTTCCTCACGGGCGTTGGCTACAAGCGTCACGAGATGCGCTATGACGAGAAGGCTCACGACGTCATCGACGTCGAGACCGGCGAGGTTATCAAGCACATCGACAAGGAAGCTGGTGAGCGATAA
- a CDS encoding L-lactate permease — MFQALTDPVAGNLGLSALVACVPLLTFFVMLIGVKAKAHISAAVALVAALIVAVVAFQMPIGYALISATQGAAFGAFPIVYIILLAVWFYEVTVRSGRSEDLRRFFDKVGGGDIRIQAMLIAFSFGGLLEALAGFGAPIAITATMILALGVKPKRAALAVMLANTAPVAYGAVATPITTAGNMVAGGDASVASATAQHVAAIVGYQAPLFALSVPLLLVIILDGKRGARECWIPAMVVGGSFAITQWWCSNHFAYELTDVVAALVSMAALVAFMRFWKPRGVEAVRKDFGLPPVTAEAASELNGTRIFMALVPYIVVVLVFGICKLGIPSLLSSTDIKIAWPVISGGTILSAAGKDPGTTFTLNLLSTPGTMLLVAGMISALIYTIFNEKGRYQMSMGAAVQELGKTCYRMRFSALTIVLVLSLAYVMNFSGQTISIGEFLAGAGPAFAFISPLLGWVGTAVTGSDTSANALFSSLQYSAAQANPALANVTPDLFLAANTMGGVVGKMISPQSLAIAAVATDEREADIMKSVLPWSVGFLVVLCCLVFLQSGILSFILP; from the coding sequence ATGTTTCAAGCGTTAACCGATCCGGTTGCAGGCAATCTGGGCCTTTCCGCTCTTGTAGCCTGCGTGCCCCTGCTTACGTTCTTCGTCATGCTCATTGGGGTAAAGGCAAAGGCTCACATCTCGGCCGCTGTGGCGTTGGTCGCGGCCCTCATCGTTGCCGTCGTGGCATTCCAGATGCCCATTGGCTACGCCCTTATTTCCGCCACGCAGGGTGCTGCGTTCGGCGCATTCCCCATCGTATACATCATTCTTCTTGCCGTTTGGTTCTACGAGGTTACGGTCCGCTCGGGCCGCAGCGAGGACCTGCGCAGGTTCTTCGACAAGGTTGGCGGCGGCGACATCCGCATCCAGGCCATGCTCATCGCCTTCAGCTTTGGCGGTCTGCTGGAAGCCCTGGCTGGCTTCGGCGCCCCCATCGCCATTACGGCAACCATGATTCTTGCCCTGGGCGTAAAGCCCAAGCGTGCCGCCCTGGCCGTTATGCTGGCCAACACGGCTCCCGTTGCGTACGGCGCCGTGGCAACGCCCATCACCACGGCTGGCAACATGGTTGCCGGTGGCGATGCTTCCGTTGCAAGCGCTACCGCCCAGCACGTTGCCGCCATCGTTGGCTATCAGGCTCCCCTGTTCGCACTGTCCGTACCGCTGCTGCTCGTCATCATCCTCGACGGCAAGCGCGGCGCACGTGAATGCTGGATTCCCGCCATGGTCGTGGGTGGCTCCTTCGCCATCACGCAGTGGTGGTGCTCCAACCACTTCGCCTACGAGCTCACCGACGTCGTAGCCGCACTCGTGTCCATGGCAGCGCTCGTTGCGTTCATGCGCTTCTGGAAGCCCCGTGGCGTCGAAGCAGTGCGCAAGGACTTCGGTCTGCCGCCCGTAACGGCAGAAGCCGCTAGCGAGCTGAACGGCACCCGCATCTTCATGGCGCTCGTTCCCTACATCGTTGTCGTTCTGGTATTCGGCATCTGCAAGCTGGGCATTCCCTCGCTGCTCTCCTCCACCGACATCAAGATCGCCTGGCCCGTCATTTCGGGTGGCACCATCCTTTCCGCTGCCGGCAAGGACCCGGGCACCACGTTCACTCTCAACCTGCTCTCCACGCCCGGCACCATGCTGCTCGTTGCTGGCATGATTTCGGCTCTCATCTACACGATCTTCAACGAAAAGGGCCGCTACCAGATGTCGATGGGCGCAGCCGTGCAGGAACTGGGCAAGACGTGCTATCGCATGCGCTTCTCCGCCCTTACCATCGTGCTGGTTCTGTCCCTGGCCTACGTGATGAACTTCAGCGGCCAGACCATCAGCATCGGCGAGTTCCTGGCAGGCGCAGGCCCCGCGTTCGCGTTCATCTCTCCCCTGCTCGGCTGGGTTGGCACCGCCGTTACGGGCAGCGACACGAGCGCAAACGCCCTGTTCTCGAGCCTGCAGTACTCTGCAGCCCAGGCGAACCCGGCCCTGGCGAACGTTACGCCCGACCTGTTCCTGGCTGCCAACACCATGGGTGGCGTCGTGGGCAAGATGATCAGCCCGCAGTCGCTGGCCATCGCCGCCGTTGCCACCGACGAGCGCGAAGCCGACATCATGAAGAGCGTTCTGCCCTGGAGCGTGGGCTTCCTGGTAGTGCTCTGCTGCCTGGTGTTCCTGCAGTCCGGCATTCTGAGCTTCATCCTGCCGTAG
- the dxr gene encoding 1-deoxy-D-xylulose-5-phosphate reductoisomerase translates to MSQCKRIAVLGSTGSIGVQTLDVARQHASELRVVALACGRRVDTMIEQARACGATYVACGLEEAPEVSADLTGLDYAVGMDAVVSLVRLPEVDIVVNALVGAAGLRASYETLRAGKVLALANKESLVVGGDLIMPLAAQVDAQRRASGVAPAVGPAGALMPIDSEHGAIYQCLLGEEHKEVSCLWVTASGGPFRGRTRNELADITPAQALAHPTWNMGPKITIDSSTLMNKGLEVIEAHHLFNMPYDRIKVVVQPQSAIHSMVEFTDGSVKAHLGTTDMRIPIQFALSYPKRWEAPVEPLDFTKLGSLEFYPADTKTFRCLELARMAGTAGGTLPCAMNAANEVAVASFLAGECSYLGIAETVERVMDAHANAAVESLEQLAAVDAASREAARGFIAAQ, encoded by the coding sequence ATGTCGCAGTGTAAGCGTATTGCCGTTCTTGGTTCTACCGGCTCCATTGGCGTTCAAACGCTCGATGTGGCAAGGCAGCACGCTAGCGAACTGCGGGTCGTAGCTCTTGCGTGTGGCAGGCGCGTCGATACCATGATCGAACAGGCGCGCGCATGCGGCGCCACGTATGTGGCATGTGGTCTGGAAGAAGCTCCCGAAGTTTCCGCCGACCTTACCGGTCTTGATTATGCGGTGGGTATGGATGCGGTTGTCTCCCTGGTTCGCTTGCCCGAAGTTGACATTGTGGTGAATGCCCTGGTGGGCGCTGCTGGCCTGCGTGCGAGCTACGAAACGCTGCGTGCGGGCAAGGTGCTTGCGCTGGCGAACAAGGAATCCCTGGTGGTTGGCGGCGACCTGATCATGCCGCTTGCCGCGCAGGTCGATGCCCAGCGTCGCGCGAGCGGCGTTGCCCCTGCTGTGGGGCCCGCGGGTGCCCTCATGCCCATTGATAGCGAACATGGGGCCATCTACCAGTGCCTGCTGGGCGAAGAGCACAAGGAAGTCAGCTGCCTATGGGTAACGGCATCCGGTGGCCCGTTCCGTGGCCGTACGCGCAACGAGCTTGCAGACATTACGCCTGCTCAGGCTCTGGCGCATCCCACGTGGAACATGGGCCCGAAGATCACCATCGACAGCAGCACGCTCATGAACAAGGGTCTCGAGGTCATCGAGGCGCATCATCTGTTCAACATGCCCTACGACCGCATCAAGGTGGTCGTGCAGCCGCAGAGCGCCATTCATTCCATGGTGGAATTCACCGATGGCAGCGTGAAGGCTCATCTGGGCACCACCGATATGCGCATTCCCATTCAGTTTGCGCTCAGCTATCCCAAGCGCTGGGAAGCTCCCGTCGAGCCGCTCGATTTCACGAAGCTGGGAAGCCTGGAGTTCTATCCGGCCGACACCAAGACGTTCCGCTGCCTTGAGCTTGCCCGCATGGCGGGTACGGCGGGTGGCACGCTTCCGTGTGCCATGAATGCCGCCAACGAAGTTGCCGTTGCGTCGTTCTTGGCAGGGGAGTGCAGCTACCTGGGCATTGCCGAAACCGTCGAGCGCGTCATGGATGCGCACGCGAACGCTGCCGTGGAAAGCTTGGAGCAGCTTGCGGCCGTAGACGCCGCGTCGCGCGAAGCGGCGCGCGGATTTATCGCCGCGCAGTAG
- a CDS encoding molybdopterin-dependent oxidoreductase, which yields MDLTRRSFFKASALALAGSMAYELSSASEAFAMDADDSWKLVNTEEYTNICCYCSGGCGVICSVRDGELINIEGDPDHVINEGGLCPKGATMFQLIKVVDDKTGEIIPNPNRVYNPMVRRPYSTEWEEITWEEAIDEICRHVKDTRDQYFIEKDEDGKTVNRLEAIGHLGGSQQNSEEEYLILKFMRSLGLVAVDNQARVUHSSTVAGLAPSFGRGSMTSHWEDFANADVILTCGSNNAENHPVSMKWVNRALDAGAKWIVVDPRYTRSAALSDLYCPIRSGTDIAFYGGMINYILEHDKWQHEYCLNYTNISYLINPDFSFDPTTGEFTGWDESSKSYVTTTWGYQTDSETEWDTSETGTYSWVSKDGVPHFDTPTLKTPKKDPTLQDPNCVYQVMKEHYSRYTIDTVASICGMDAETLEQVYELYTSTGEAGKAGTILYAIGQTQHHYGANNARAMCIVQLLLGNIGVPGGGLNALRGEPNVQGCTDMCIMPADLPGYLHWPDADSTPTLADWCAHETYSDGYYTNKPKFMVSFLKSWFGENATFDNDYGYGWLPKVHKPGNWTSIRTFEHMAEGTMKGYFALGQNPAHSGGNTKSIRQSLANLDWLVNADIVMTETGSFWDAPDMDATKIGTECYFLPVASIVEKPGTILNSGRLMQWRQKAIEPQGDTKTDLQIMNLLHKKMVELYDKEGGVCPEPITKVKWDYETDGEADFRKVAWELNGYNVATTDFDKNQPDLLSGFAKLAADGSTACGIWIYSGFYNNNDAPLDPAQQPVARRGQDDPGNIYLHPKWAFSWPANRRIIYNRASADMNGQPWNPDKVAVKWDSASNSWITNDVPDFGATKTDASGATVQVEPNNKAFIMRWEQNACLFSSGMKDMPLPEFYEPYESPTDNILNGRNESPMIQFAEDPSVKRGDRSEYPIVATTYSVTEHWQTGGQTHCCPALNEAQPKQFCEISEELAAEKGIKNGDMVRIWNNRGDIKMYAMVTRRLVPLQVNGETVHEIGMIHHWGWANTFTGSDLTNDLTPNVGDPNSFIPEYKAFLVNIEKA from the coding sequence ATGGATCTAACGAGACGTAGCTTTTTCAAGGCCTCTGCGCTGGCGCTAGCCGGCTCTATGGCCTATGAGCTCTCGTCAGCTTCCGAAGCATTCGCCATGGATGCCGACGATAGCTGGAAACTCGTGAACACCGAGGAATACACCAACATCTGCTGCTATTGCTCTGGCGGCTGCGGTGTCATCTGCTCGGTTCGCGACGGCGAGCTCATCAACATCGAGGGTGACCCCGATCATGTCATCAACGAAGGTGGCCTGTGCCCGAAGGGTGCGACCATGTTCCAGCTCATCAAGGTCGTTGACGACAAGACCGGCGAGATCATCCCGAACCCCAATCGCGTGTACAACCCCATGGTGCGCCGCCCGTACTCCACGGAGTGGGAAGAAATCACCTGGGAAGAGGCAATCGACGAGATCTGCCGCCACGTGAAGGATACGCGTGACCAGTACTTCATCGAGAAGGATGAAGACGGCAAGACGGTCAACCGTCTGGAGGCCATTGGCCACCTGGGCGGCTCTCAGCAGAATTCCGAGGAAGAATACCTCATCCTGAAGTTCATGCGTTCGCTTGGCCTGGTGGCGGTTGATAACCAGGCTCGAGTTTGACACAGCTCTACGGTTGCCGGTCTGGCACCTTCATTCGGTCGTGGCTCCATGACGAGCCACTGGGAAGACTTTGCTAACGCTGATGTCATCCTCACCTGCGGTTCCAACAACGCAGAGAACCATCCCGTTTCCATGAAATGGGTCAATCGCGCCCTCGATGCTGGCGCGAAGTGGATCGTCGTCGACCCGCGCTACACGCGTTCGGCCGCCCTTTCCGACTTGTACTGCCCCATCCGCTCCGGTACGGACATCGCCTTCTACGGCGGCATGATCAACTACATCCTGGAGCATGACAAGTGGCAGCACGAGTACTGCCTCAACTACACCAATATCTCTTACCTGATCAATCCTGACTTTAGCTTCGATCCCACCACGGGCGAGTTCACGGGCTGGGATGAGTCCTCGAAATCCTACGTCACCACCACGTGGGGCTATCAGACGGATTCCGAGACCGAATGGGACACCTCCGAGACCGGCACCTACAGCTGGGTTTCGAAGGACGGCGTGCCCCACTTCGACACTCCCACGCTGAAGACCCCCAAGAAGGACCCCACGCTGCAGGATCCCAACTGCGTGTACCAGGTGATGAAGGAGCATTACTCCCGCTACACCATCGACACCGTTGCCAGCATCTGCGGCATGGACGCCGAGACGCTCGAGCAGGTTTACGAGCTGTACACCAGCACGGGCGAAGCCGGCAAGGCCGGTACCATCCTGTACGCCATTGGCCAGACGCAGCATCACTACGGCGCTAACAACGCTCGCGCGATGTGCATCGTCCAGCTGCTGCTGGGCAACATCGGCGTTCCTGGTGGTGGCCTGAACGCCCTGCGTGGCGAGCCGAACGTACAGGGCTGCACGGACATGTGCATCATGCCCGCCGACCTGCCCGGCTACCTGCATTGGCCCGACGCGGACAGCACGCCCACGCTGGCCGACTGGTGCGCTCACGAGACCTACTCCGACGGCTACTACACCAACAAGCCCAAGTTCATGGTGAGCTTCCTGAAGAGCTGGTTCGGCGAGAACGCCACGTTCGACAACGATTATGGCTATGGCTGGCTGCCCAAGGTCCACAAGCCCGGCAACTGGACGAGCATCCGTACCTTCGAGCACATGGCCGAGGGCACGATGAAGGGCTACTTCGCCCTGGGTCAGAACCCGGCTCACTCCGGTGGCAACACCAAGTCCATCCGTCAGAGCCTGGCGAACCTGGATTGGCTGGTGAACGCCGACATCGTCATGACGGAAACTGGCAGCTTCTGGGATGCGCCCGACATGGACGCCACCAAGATCGGCACGGAATGCTACTTCCTGCCCGTTGCCTCCATCGTGGAGAAGCCCGGTACCATCCTGAACTCCGGCCGTCTGATGCAGTGGCGCCAGAAGGCCATCGAGCCGCAGGGAGATACCAAGACCGACCTGCAGATCATGAACCTGCTGCACAAGAAGATGGTCGAGCTCTACGACAAGGAAGGCGGCGTCTGCCCCGAGCCCATCACGAAGGTCAAGTGGGACTACGAGACCGATGGCGAAGCGGACTTCCGCAAGGTTGCCTGGGAGCTCAACGGCTATAACGTGGCCACCACCGACTTCGACAAGAATCAGCCCGACCTGCTGTCCGGCTTCGCGAAGCTGGCAGCTGACGGTTCCACCGCCTGCGGCATCTGGATCTACAGCGGCTTCTACAACAACAACGATGCTCCGCTCGACCCGGCTCAGCAGCCTGTGGCACGTCGTGGCCAGGACGACCCCGGCAACATTTATCTGCATCCGAAGTGGGCATTCAGCTGGCCCGCAAACCGCCGTATCATCTACAACCGCGCGTCTGCCGACATGAACGGCCAGCCGTGGAACCCCGATAAGGTGGCCGTGAAGTGGGATAGCGCAAGCAACTCCTGGATCACGAACGACGTGCCCGACTTCGGTGCTACCAAGACCGACGCCAGCGGCGCAACGGTTCAGGTCGAGCCGAACAACAAGGCATTCATCATGCGCTGGGAACAGAACGCGTGTCTGTTCAGCAGCGGCATGAAGGACATGCCCCTGCCCGAGTTCTACGAGCCCTATGAGAGCCCCACGGACAACATCCTGAACGGCCGCAACGAGTCCCCGATGATTCAGTTCGCGGAGGACCCGAGCGTCAAGCGCGGCGATCGCAGCGAGTATCCCATCGTTGCCACCACGTACTCCGTCACGGAGCACTGGCAGACCGGTGGCCAGACGCATTGCTGTCCTGCGCTGAACGAAGCTCAGCCGAAGCAGTTCTGCGAGATCAGCGAGGAGCTGGCAGCCGAAAAGGGCATCAAGAACGGCGACATGGTTCGCATCTGGAACAACCGTGGCGACATCAAGATGTACGCGATGGTTACCCGTCGTCTGGTTCCGCTGCAGGTTAACGGTGAGACCGTGCACGAGATCGGCATGATCCACCACTGGGGCTGGGCCAACACCTTCACGGGCAGCGATCTGACCAACGATCTGACGCCCAACGTTGGTGACCCGAACAGCTTCATTCCGGAATACAAGGCGTTCCTCGTGAACATCGAGAAGGCATAA
- a CDS encoding formate dehydrogenase subunit gamma, producing the protein MATKRYIKRHSLQTRVTHGIVVFSCIWLMISGLFVFVPALAAWNPGLAQGMRISHRVVGCIFILAPIVSAIAAPGGFKEFLAKYFTKWTKEDVEFVLKFVPYMLGPKRVHMPDQDEVKSGQRIADGMLILGGILMAISGVVLWLGTSVFNVDAGTLQVMRFIHDLFFLLLVIFVVAHIYLGAGVFQPYRGTIKLMFGKGEVAESDALYHWGFWARKEIEDGKNVVVREEK; encoded by the coding sequence ATGGCAACCAAACGTTATATCAAGCGCCATTCGCTGCAGACGCGCGTCACCCATGGCATCGTCGTGTTCAGCTGCATCTGGCTCATGATCAGCGGCCTGTTCGTGTTCGTTCCCGCACTTGCCGCGTGGAACCCCGGTCTGGCCCAGGGCATGCGCATCAGCCACCGCGTGGTGGGCTGCATCTTCATCCTGGCTCCCATCGTGAGCGCCATTGCCGCTCCCGGCGGGTTCAAGGAGTTCCTGGCCAAGTACTTCACCAAGTGGACCAAGGAAGACGTCGAGTTCGTCTTGAAGTTCGTGCCCTACATGCTTGGGCCGAAACGCGTCCACATGCCCGACCAGGACGAAGTGAAGAGCGGTCAGCGTATTGCCGATGGTATGCTCATCCTGGGTGGCATCCTCATGGCCATCTCCGGTGTGGTTCTGTGGCTGGGCACGAGCGTGTTCAACGTCGATGCGGGTACGCTGCAGGTCATGCGTTTCATCCACGACCTGTTCTTCCTGCTGCTCGTGATTTTCGTCGTCGCCCACATCTATCTGGGTGCTGGCGTATTCCAGCCCTATCGCGGTACCATTAAGCTGATGTTCGGCAAGGGCGAAGTCGCCGAGTCCGACGCTCTGTACCACTGGGGCTTCTGGGCCCGTAAGGAAATCGAAGACGGCAAGAACGTCGTCGTTCGGGAAGAGAAGTAG